The following are encoded in a window of Mycoplasmopsis bovis PG45 genomic DNA:
- a CDS encoding ABC transporter permease, giving the protein MNSLEFNKKYELDSETASKIVPSQRPKSTNSIAGKPKVLIVEVLKRFFTNPVVVISTIVFLTIIITAVIVTIFPTYKPGTSIASDAKSNNYWDQGLSDVGGLPPVFAPHISVTNSSIIDQVNTFNDPNYAYSKYLKEYLDFRSVASDRIIIDYYKYYYARQLNVAIVKAFNEGYVIDDSFVNYLKTQVDQFTLKTYFGTTFSDRDIWSTVWAGALESIKIAFFVATVEVIIGVTIGAYLGFHAGKWIDTVLMRMIDIFQAPPSIIWLLMFISLSKDGPNDWILIAGLLFTGWTWPIHSTRLFIITVKDEEYILASKSIGASKNRQIFFHALPAILGKIAMNYVRRIPGVILSIASLSFLGFYNSPDSYNLGKFLSDNIGKETENPWIVIIPATTLLLLSLSLQFIAIGLHDALDPKVIKIKR; this is encoded by the coding sequence ATGAATTCCTTAGAATTTAATAAAAAGTATGAATTAGACTCCGAAACGGCTTCTAAAATAGTTCCATCCCAGAGACCTAAGTCTACTAACAGCATTGCTGGAAAACCAAAAGTTTTGATTGTTGAAGTCCTTAAAAGATTTTTTACAAATCCAGTGGTTGTCATATCAACGATAGTCTTTTTAACGATTATCATAACAGCTGTCATAGTAACTATTTTTCCAACATATAAACCAGGGACAAGCATTGCTTCAGATGCAAAGTCAAACAACTACTGAGATCAAGGCCTTTCAGATGTTGGTGGCCTACCGCCTGTATTTGCCCCTCATATTTCAGTAACAAACTCGTCAATTATTGATCAAGTTAATACCTTCAATGATCCAAATTATGCTTATTCAAAGTACTTAAAGGAATATTTAGACTTTAGATCAGTAGCTTCTGACAGAATCATAATTGACTATTACAAGTACTACTATGCACGTCAATTAAATGTAGCTATTGTTAAAGCATTTAATGAAGGATATGTAATTGACGATTCATTTGTTAATTATTTAAAAACCCAAGTTGATCAATTTACACTTAAAACCTACTTTGGTACAACTTTTTCAGACCGTGACATTTGATCAACTGTATGAGCTGGCGCACTAGAATCAATTAAAATAGCATTCTTTGTTGCTACAGTCGAAGTTATTATTGGTGTTACTATTGGAGCATATTTAGGTTTTCATGCTGGAAAATGAATTGACACAGTGCTTATGAGAATGATTGATATTTTCCAAGCTCCACCTTCTATTATTTGATTGCTAATGTTCATTTCCCTAAGCAAGGATGGACCAAATGATTGAATTTTAATAGCTGGTTTACTATTTACAGGTTGAACCTGACCAATTCACTCAACTAGATTATTTATAATAACTGTAAAAGATGAAGAGTACATTTTAGCTTCCAAAAGTATCGGCGCTTCAAAGAACAGACAAATATTCTTTCACGCCCTACCAGCTATTTTAGGTAAAATAGCAATGAACTATGTACGTAGAATTCCTGGTGTAATATTAAGTATTGCTTCATTGTCATTCTTAGGTTTTTATAACTCACCTGATTCATATAACCTTGGTAAGTTCTTGAGTGACAACATAGGTAAAGAAACCGAAAACCCATGAATAGTTATTATTCCTGCAACAACACTATTATTATTAAGTTTAAGCTTACAATTTATAGCAATTGGGCTTCATGACGCCTTAGATCCTAAAGTAATTAAAATTAAAAGATAG
- a CDS encoding ABC transporter ATP-binding protein, giving the protein MDTNIQSNTTVENEAMSDFNDKLSSIRVEKLPNNQLLKVRNLRVDFKNGRNSLIRIVRGVDIDVNNGQIVGLVGESGSGKSVTSKALINVNENALVSSDELVISDIDLSKIKKQKLWESVRGHYIGYIPQDPLTSLNPTRKIGKQLLDALNLNSEWKWRSKEEKKAYLIGLLERFGIHDAEEVYDRYPHTLSGGMKQRVVITMVVALKPLLIIADEPTTALDPTVQASVLALFEQIRQEYNISIILISHNISVVAKFCEYIYVMYAGKIVERGTRKDIFTNPAHPYTWALISAIPENDDERLFSIQGTPPDMANLPIGDPFAPRNDFALEIDYEKEPPLIEINSHHKAATWLLHPDAPKIQRPKELEHRLKSFRKVFKDDEE; this is encoded by the coding sequence ATGGATACAAATATTCAATCTAATACCACTGTTGAAAACGAAGCCATGAGTGATTTTAATGACAAATTATCTTCAATTAGGGTTGAAAAGTTACCTAATAATCAACTTTTAAAAGTTAGAAATCTAAGAGTTGATTTTAAAAACGGGCGTAATTCACTTATAAGAATAGTTAGGGGTGTAGATATTGACGTTAATAATGGGCAAATTGTTGGCTTAGTTGGTGAATCTGGTTCTGGTAAGTCGGTTACTTCTAAAGCATTAATTAATGTCAATGAGAATGCTTTGGTTTCATCTGATGAGTTGGTCATTAGCGACATTGACTTATCTAAAATTAAAAAGCAAAAATTATGAGAATCAGTTAGAGGACACTATATTGGATATATTCCTCAAGATCCACTTACTTCACTTAATCCTACTAGAAAAATAGGTAAGCAACTACTAGATGCTTTAAATTTAAATAGCGAGTGAAAATGAAGATCTAAGGAGGAGAAAAAAGCCTATTTAATAGGCCTTTTGGAAAGATTTGGCATTCATGATGCCGAAGAAGTTTATGATAGATATCCACATACATTAAGTGGCGGGATGAAGCAAAGAGTTGTTATAACAATGGTTGTTGCTTTAAAACCATTATTAATAATAGCTGATGAGCCTACTACTGCTTTAGATCCAACTGTGCAAGCTTCAGTTTTAGCTCTTTTTGAACAAATACGTCAAGAGTACAATATATCAATAATTTTAATTTCGCATAACATTAGTGTTGTCGCTAAGTTTTGTGAATATATTTATGTTATGTATGCTGGCAAAATTGTTGAAAGAGGAACTAGAAAAGATATTTTTACTAATCCAGCTCACCCTTATACATGAGCGCTTATCTCGGCTATACCTGAAAATGATGATGAGAGATTATTCTCAATTCAAGGAACCCCACCAGATATGGCAAACTTACCTATCGGTGACCCTTTTGCACCTAGAAATGACTTTGCCTTAGAAATTGACTATGAAAAAGAACCACCATTAATTGAAATTAATAGTCATCATAAAGCAGCAACGTGACTACTTCACCCTGATGCACCAAAAATACAAAGACCAAAAGAATTAGAACATAGACTAAAAAGTTTTAGAAAGGTATTTAAAGACGATGAAGAATAA
- a CDS encoding ATP-binding cassette domain-containing protein — protein sequence MKNNDNKKVILEIQDLKKYFLNNGKVNKAVDGVSFKLHEGEIVGLIGESGSGKTTVGRSILRLYDDFNGFVTLDDQIISGESISKKREKFLRKRVQMIFQDPHASLNGQKTIYSILKEPLVVNNIIKQKTDDLFSDWKKVTENFQFTFLLYAKKLKIKNLKAINEPSSTFFPKWSDRLIDFKFDWENLSIDENFVSYFNYLEEKQTMESSIINEMYSNTDQLMAFYYEKQAQFRNNDVTFDELDYINATKELELTKKLCKYSQKQYDALNKLSELDKELKELKSNQNDYLLTNKNAFNNFLSEYKNEIKICRYARLNTYDIDFYFFNYKKELTNKIRLDVIKKYKSKLSYLSIDQIRKFIAELNKYTNSFYIEHLESLPISKDFKAVAKLIIESDYNFDVNEYLKLNHSNELEFNSALRNIEDSIKAQKEIIHSKDEKPAFGKKELEAAEQKLANAEKVFKAENDKYNKNIQNQIKQLDKDILNESLLYKNLKTQQGINDLKFKKINEAFFEKLNSDLKEAKAKKDHAKVHENNKTIKIYKQKVSNKLSTLKSFEVEVKHLFKDVRTIYLLLGTKQFENSLFNIYNRLFAKQMITKLITRSMIYKSLEDVGLLKQFAYRYPHEFSGGQRQRIVIARALITEPKVIVADEPIASLDISIQAQVVNLLKDLCEKKNIGMIFIAHDLSMIEYIADNVQIMHLGKIVESGDTATVYKRPLHPYTRNLFKAIPKISNANEKFENINFELDYLKEQQYPDIPSNYIVENDHYIYGTDKQVNEWVKPFRLGKPKNTDVIDAKDDDKK from the coding sequence ATGAAGAATAACGACAATAAAAAAGTCATTTTAGAAATTCAAGATCTTAAAAAGTACTTTTTAAATAACGGTAAGGTCAACAAAGCTGTTGATGGTGTGTCATTTAAATTACATGAAGGTGAAATAGTCGGTCTAATTGGTGAGTCAGGAAGTGGAAAAACCACTGTTGGACGTTCAATTCTAAGGCTTTATGACGATTTTAATGGTTTTGTTACTTTAGATGATCAAATCATTAGCGGAGAAAGCATTTCTAAAAAACGCGAAAAGTTTTTGCGTAAAAGAGTGCAAATGATCTTTCAAGATCCACACGCGTCTTTAAACGGCCAAAAAACTATCTATAGCATTCTTAAAGAACCTTTAGTTGTCAATAACATAATTAAGCAAAAAACTGATGATCTATTTAGTGACTGAAAAAAAGTTACTGAGAACTTTCAATTTACATTTTTGCTTTATGCTAAAAAGTTAAAAATTAAAAACCTTAAGGCAATTAATGAGCCATCTAGCACATTTTTTCCTAAATGATCAGATAGACTAATTGACTTTAAGTTTGACTGGGAAAACTTATCTATTGATGAAAATTTTGTTTCTTATTTTAACTACTTAGAAGAAAAACAAACAATGGAAAGCTCAATTATTAATGAGATGTACTCAAACACAGATCAATTAATGGCTTTCTATTACGAAAAGCAAGCGCAGTTTAGAAATAATGATGTCACTTTTGACGAATTAGACTATATAAATGCTACAAAGGAACTAGAATTAACTAAAAAATTATGTAAGTATTCACAAAAGCAATATGATGCATTAAACAAATTAAGTGAATTAGACAAAGAATTGAAAGAGTTAAAAAGTAATCAAAATGATTATTTATTAACTAACAAAAACGCTTTTAATAATTTTCTTTCGGAATATAAGAACGAGATCAAAATTTGCCGTTATGCAAGATTAAATACTTACGACATAGATTTTTACTTTTTTAACTATAAAAAAGAGCTAACCAACAAAATAAGGTTAGATGTAATCAAAAAATATAAGTCTAAGTTAAGTTATTTATCAATAGATCAAATTCGTAAATTTATTGCTGAATTAAACAAATATACTAATAGTTTTTACATTGAACACTTAGAATCACTCCCAATTTCTAAAGACTTTAAAGCAGTTGCTAAGTTAATAATTGAATCTGATTATAACTTTGATGTTAATGAATATCTAAAGTTAAACCATTCTAATGAATTAGAATTTAATTCAGCACTTAGGAATATTGAAGATTCAATCAAGGCTCAAAAGGAAATTATTCATTCAAAAGATGAAAAACCAGCTTTTGGCAAGAAAGAATTAGAAGCTGCTGAGCAAAAATTGGCTAATGCTGAGAAAGTTTTCAAAGCTGAAAACGATAAATATAACAAAAATATTCAAAATCAAATTAAGCAATTAGACAAAGACATTCTTAATGAGAGCCTTTTATATAAAAATTTAAAAACTCAGCAAGGTATTAATGATCTCAAGTTTAAAAAGATTAATGAAGCGTTTTTTGAAAAGCTTAATAGTGACTTAAAAGAGGCAAAAGCTAAAAAAGATCATGCAAAAGTGCATGAAAATAACAAAACTATCAAGATTTATAAGCAAAAGGTTTCTAATAAGTTATCTACTTTAAAATCATTTGAAGTTGAAGTAAAGCACTTATTTAAAGATGTCAGAACAATTTACCTATTACTAGGTACTAAGCAATTCGAAAATTCACTATTCAATATTTACAACAGATTGTTTGCAAAGCAAATGATTACTAAATTAATAACAAGATCAATGATTTATAAATCACTAGAAGATGTAGGGCTTTTAAAACAATTTGCCTACCGTTATCCTCATGAATTTTCAGGCGGTCAACGCCAAAGAATTGTTATTGCTAGAGCATTAATAACTGAACCAAAAGTTATAGTAGCTGATGAACCTATTGCATCGCTTGATATTTCAATTCAGGCTCAGGTAGTTAACTTACTAAAGGACTTGTGTGAAAAGAAAAATATAGGAATGATTTTTATAGCGCATGACTTGTCAATGATTGAGTATATTGCAGATAATGTGCAAATTATGCACCTTGGTAAAATAGTTGAATCTGGTGATACTGCAACAGTTTATAAAAGACCATTACACCCATATACCAGGAACTTATTTAAAGCAATTCCTAAGATCTCGAATGCTAATGAAAAGTTTGAAAACATAAACTTTGAATTGGATTATTTAAAAGAACAACAATACCCTGATATTCCGTCAAACTACATTGTTGAAAATGACCATTATATCTATGGAACGGACAAACAAGTCAATGAATGAGTGAAACCATTTCGCTTAGGAAAACCTAAAAATACTGATGTTATAGACGCAAAAGATGATGATAAAAAGTAA
- a CDS encoding MAG1050 family protein, which translates to MNKKTKLVMLSMPIALFAPVLSASCREKQDFNPKDFKDVTLSLASDGKTDFAKKSPSEFVKENKSSYAKVLEVTQNGSKTDKYGYELVSVRPNDNYGYLYVEYKLFDKNNKKNITPKKFIYLQDFKSNVKEQLSSINSNLYFSKTRNLGTPVDKKTLLVTEIINDKLLLDLQSNNLLSQAGVKISKDPKLDFGNDNEGIKKGFVNLSFTYTVEHNARETGNDFPIKLAKKIENFKIDGFTGYESFDPDKFIEKSSATDVTLEKVQKDPMSYISLKNAGDTILTDLSVTNGGNNQATIKFKLQTSIFDSEGKETKVTSDNEYEYKYTW; encoded by the coding sequence ATGAATAAGAAAACTAAATTAGTTATGTTGTCAATGCCTATTGCATTATTTGCACCAGTATTATCAGCTTCATGTCGTGAAAAGCAAGATTTTAACCCTAAAGATTTTAAAGATGTTACATTGTCTTTAGCTTCAGATGGTAAAACTGATTTTGCTAAAAAATCTCCATCAGAGTTTGTAAAAGAAAATAAATCATCATATGCAAAAGTGTTAGAAGTTACCCAAAATGGCAGTAAAACAGACAAATACGGTTATGAGCTAGTTAGCGTTAGACCTAATGACAACTATGGATATTTATATGTCGAATATAAATTATTTGACAAAAATAACAAAAAAAATATAACTCCTAAAAAATTTATTTATTTACAAGACTTTAAGTCTAATGTCAAAGAACAATTATCTTCTATCAATTCAAATTTATATTTCTCTAAAACTAGGAACCTAGGAACCCCAGTTGATAAAAAAACATTATTAGTAACCGAAATAATAAATGACAAACTTCTTTTAGATTTGCAAAGTAATAACCTACTATCACAAGCTGGAGTCAAAATCTCTAAGGATCCAAAATTAGACTTTGGCAATGATAATGAAGGTATCAAAAAAGGTTTCGTCAATTTATCATTTACTTACACTGTTGAGCATAACGCAAGGGAAACTGGCAATGACTTTCCAATAAAACTAGCCAAAAAGATTGAAAATTTTAAAATTGATGGCTTCACTGGATATGAAAGTTTTGATCCTGATAAGTTCATTGAAAAATCATCAGCCACTGATGTAACACTTGAGAAAGTTCAAAAAGATCCAATGTCCTATATTTCTTTAAAGAATGCTGGAGATACAATTTTAACTGATCTTAGCGTTACTAATGGTGGCAACAACCAAGCTACAATTAAATTCAAACTACAAACCAGTATATTTGATTCTGAAGGCAAAGAAACTAAAGTAACTTCTGATAATGAATATGAATATAAATACACCTGATAG
- a CDS encoding membrane protein: MKLKLNAEYFRKSFSWKKCMHFVVVSLIILVLSLSLYFAKWKKEPEIYTSKRIAQDWTFIIGITLLAYSGLIFIFSTGFLFRAFRKNKNQKSNELAYKIEEEKKKPASRERELKLKVLREDLELEQQKMNESTNAKGYNFVLIVVFMFSIIFLITAWILKGIA, translated from the coding sequence ATGAAATTAAAGTTGAATGCAGAATACTTTAGAAAATCGTTTTCATGAAAAAAATGTATGCACTTTGTAGTGGTTTCTTTGATTATACTTGTTCTCTCTCTTTCGCTTTATTTTGCTAAGTGAAAAAAAGAGCCTGAGATTTATACATCTAAAAGAATTGCACAGGATTGAACCTTTATTATAGGAATAACATTATTGGCTTATAGTGGCCTAATATTTATATTTTCAACCGGTTTCTTATTTAGAGCATTTAGGAAAAATAAAAACCAAAAATCAAACGAATTAGCCTATAAAATAGAAGAAGAAAAAAAGAAGCCTGCTTCTAGAGAAAGAGAGCTAAAACTTAAGGTTCTACGCGAAGATTTAGAACTTGAACAACAAAAAATGAATGAATCAACAAATGCTAAAGGTTATAACTTTGTATTAATTGTTGTATTCATGTTTTCAATAATTTTCTTAATAACTGCCTGAATATTAAAGGGCATTGCTTAG
- a CDS encoding DUF2179 domain-containing protein yields MKNIENEKLKQQEKIKRTIDQNSTYEINRIKVEEKVLHFSFLHTLTKFWQQSIAVLIISFLFSFISLLLVQNTGLYGLGLDALSQSIARLASFLAIYDGRSEQMARLIFNVCFWMINFVINIPLFIFASIKINRNFAILTMLFMLFATIFGIAFSSIPGSENWLILGKVIDSNFTKNAINQPNSIVQITTWAVNYSGQNGNNPISIMFYGLLWAIIQGALAASLLIVNSTTAGFDIFVVWYSQKKFKNLGIIYIVIHIACLLLANAIGTYIPSGLASKNWNVEIFFNASFASSFILILVNGIVVDILFPKYKMVKIEAYTSKPEEILDRIFALKDKRFSVTIADFTGGYSGETQQVLIINTMYIESAVALKIINEVDSNAMICMFDIKRMKGTIYTSSIVNKDKQ; encoded by the coding sequence ATGAAAAATATTGAGAATGAAAAACTAAAACAACAAGAGAAAATCAAAAGGACTATTGATCAAAATTCTACTTATGAAATAAATAGAATCAAAGTCGAAGAAAAAGTTCTGCATTTTTCTTTTTTACATACATTAACTAAATTTTGACAGCAGTCTATAGCTGTCTTGATTATTTCATTTTTATTTTCATTTATAAGCTTGCTATTAGTACAAAACACAGGACTATATGGTTTAGGGCTCGATGCTCTTAGCCAAAGCATTGCGCGTTTAGCTTCATTTTTAGCAATTTATGATGGCAGAAGTGAACAAATGGCAAGATTAATTTTTAACGTTTGTTTCTGGATGATAAATTTTGTCATCAATATTCCACTATTTATTTTTGCTAGCATAAAAATCAATAGGAATTTTGCTATTTTAACTATGCTTTTTATGCTTTTTGCCACTATTTTTGGTATAGCTTTTAGTAGCATTCCCGGATCAGAAAATTGATTAATTCTAGGTAAAGTTATAGATAGCAATTTTACTAAGAATGCTATAAATCAGCCAAATAGCATTGTTCAGATCACAACTTGAGCTGTAAATTATTCTGGACAAAATGGCAATAATCCAATTTCTATAATGTTTTATGGCTTATTGTGGGCAATAATACAAGGAGCTTTAGCAGCTTCATTATTAATTGTGAATTCCACAACAGCAGGATTTGATATTTTTGTAGTTTGATACTCGCAAAAGAAGTTTAAAAACCTAGGAATAATTTACATAGTAATTCATATTGCTTGTTTATTATTAGCCAATGCAATAGGCACATATATTCCATCTGGACTAGCATCCAAGAACTGAAATGTAGAAATATTTTTTAATGCTAGTTTTGCCAGTTCATTCATTTTAATTTTAGTTAATGGGATTGTTGTTGATATTTTATTCCCCAAATATAAAATGGTAAAGATAGAAGCCTATACATCAAAACCTGAAGAAATTTTAGATAGAATTTTTGCGCTCAAGGATAAAAGATTTTCTGTAACTATAGCTGACTTTACAGGAGGTTATAGTGGCGAAACGCAACAAGTGCTAATTATAAACACAATGTATATAGAATCAGCTGTCGCCTTAAAAATTATTAATGAAGTTGATTCTAATGCAATGATTTGTATGTTCGACATAAAGAGAATGAAGGGTACAATATATACTTCCAGTATTGTAAATAAGGATAAACAGTAA
- a CDS encoding Mbov_0119 family protein: MAKKISKLFLLSPLLTAPIFLTSCIDLAINKDLVSNKSDNTTVKITDKRSAIAINEPDDENDKVEDIAYKFGPIKSEISRNSIQVSSQKLKNGFWSKSVPARNKEISSSESTELRELWYELIEIFEGSKSKGIIPLVKKIDSYIDLYKHNKLYWTILTNWINLQNDSGNFQATPKGETVVYDRNKIHFGYFVENFLTKENGWEKFKEFCLAYSGAEKEIQNYNFAKWMVNETKTFLAILDKNKDLAFNPEIDGYTPDLTKIDFIKNSPTEKIKKLRHKLITDGGLYLHKPNQKDISSAEFNEAEKFEYSEYSDLSKVDISKFIDAFKANKTNLKEEEWALGYSAFRTTEAIGPWGYFAYPANSQDHKNFFTYNYALPNLINGQNYLSKVIYANSLVYRHNREEWKKLKEYVLSTIPYLISKNFNEEQKLRSLHNFITWKINYDIEALNEEIRTGEINLAMRNPGVLSKVKSYEEKIKGVCETYARLLTLYGLFLNIDIGYQTGDVFRYKYDEKTDKFIKLETKEPHAWNVYRSKTDGKLRYIDLTWDDAQEDKTYTTVFNNGHILPFTYTYFNKEWDEFSALHSNTKGSFILESPIIYSKKGEKFTIRSIDKYQYLASELHKLNKTKDSYIEPPEIEKTYDGNKLK; the protein is encoded by the coding sequence ATGGCTAAAAAAATAAGTAAATTATTTCTACTTTCTCCATTATTAACAGCGCCAATTTTTCTAACTTCATGCATTGATTTAGCGATTAATAAAGATTTAGTTAGCAATAAATCTGACAACACTACTGTAAAAATAACTGATAAAAGATCTGCTATAGCAATTAATGAACCAGATGATGAAAATGATAAAGTTGAAGATATAGCCTATAAATTTGGTCCTATAAAGTCAGAAATTTCTCGAAACAGCATCCAAGTGTCTAGCCAAAAACTAAAAAATGGATTTTGAAGTAAAAGTGTCCCAGCAAGAAACAAAGAAATTTCGAGTAGTGAAAGTACAGAATTAAGGGAATTATGATATGAGCTAATTGAAATTTTTGAAGGGTCAAAAAGCAAAGGCATAATACCTCTTGTTAAGAAAATAGACAGTTATATAGATTTATATAAACATAATAAATTATACTGAACCATTTTGACCAATTGGATTAATTTACAAAATGATTCAGGTAATTTTCAAGCAACTCCTAAAGGGGAAACAGTAGTTTATGACAGAAATAAAATACATTTTGGTTATTTTGTAGAAAACTTTCTAACTAAGGAAAATGGCTGAGAAAAATTTAAAGAATTTTGCCTGGCTTATTCAGGGGCAGAAAAGGAAATCCAAAATTATAACTTTGCCAAGTGAATGGTAAATGAAACAAAGACATTTTTAGCAATTTTGGACAAGAATAAAGACTTAGCATTTAATCCTGAAATTGATGGCTATACTCCAGATCTTACAAAAATTGATTTTATAAAAAACTCGCCAACTGAAAAGATCAAAAAATTAAGACATAAGTTGATTACTGATGGTGGTTTGTATTTACATAAACCGAATCAAAAAGACATAAGTTCGGCAGAATTTAATGAAGCAGAAAAATTTGAATATTCTGAATATTCAGATCTTAGCAAGGTTGATATCAGTAAATTTATCGATGCATTTAAAGCAAATAAGACAAACTTAAAAGAAGAAGAGTGGGCTTTAGGTTATTCTGCATTTAGAACAACTGAAGCTATAGGTCCATGAGGATATTTTGCCTATCCGGCTAATTCACAGGATCATAAGAACTTTTTTACATATAATTATGCTTTACCAAATCTTATTAATGGTCAGAATTATCTTTCAAAAGTTATTTACGCAAATTCATTAGTTTACCGTCACAATAGAGAAGAGTGAAAAAAACTTAAAGAGTATGTTTTGTCTACTATCCCTTATTTAATTTCAAAAAACTTCAATGAAGAGCAAAAACTTAGATCGTTGCATAATTTTATAACTTGAAAAATTAACTATGACATTGAAGCTTTAAATGAAGAAATTAGGACAGGCGAGATCAATCTAGCAATGCGTAATCCTGGAGTATTATCAAAAGTAAAATCATATGAAGAAAAAATTAAAGGTGTCTGCGAAACCTATGCTAGATTACTTACTCTATATGGGCTATTTCTAAATATAGATATAGGCTACCAAACTGGAGATGTATTTAGATATAAATATGATGAAAAAACTGATAAATTTATAAAATTAGAAACAAAAGAACCTCATGCTTGAAATGTATATCGTTCTAAAACTGATGGCAAACTAAGATATATTGATTTAACCTGGGATGATGCGCAGGAAGATAAAACATATACAACAGTTTTTAATAATGGCCATATATTGCCTTTTACATACACGTATTTTAATAAAGAGTGAGATGAGTTTTCGGCATTGCACTCCAACACTAAAGGGTCATTTATCTTAGAAAGTCCAATTATTTACAGCAAAAAAGGCGAAAAATTTACGATTAGATCAATTGATAAGTATCAATACTTAGCAAGTGAGTTGCATAAGCTTAATAAAACTAAAGATAGTTATATCGAACCACCCGAAATAGAAAAAACCTATGATGGTAACAAACTTAAATAG
- a CDS encoding RpiB/LacA/LacB family sugar-phosphate isomerase, translating to MKKGKVVLASDHGGCDLKNEIKNYVNDLGYETVDLGPEDSSKSISYAEQGHKLANYLLDNKDVSFGIGLCGTGLGISYALNRHSGIRAARITSVEDANLAKLHNNANVIVMGGRQVNINQAKAMIDEYINTEYEGGRHQARIDQIDKY from the coding sequence ATGAAAAAAGGTAAAGTTGTTTTGGCTAGCGACCATGGTGGTTGCGATTTGAAAAATGAGATCAAAAATTATGTAAATGATTTAGGATATGAAACAGTTGATTTAGGACCTGAAGATAGTTCAAAGTCTATTTCATATGCTGAACAAGGCCATAAGTTAGCTAATTATTTATTAGACAATAAAGATGTCTCATTTGGGATCGGCTTATGTGGTACTGGTTTAGGTATTTCTTATGCATTGAATAGACACAGTGGCATAAGAGCCGCTAGAATAACTTCTGTTGAGGATGCCAACCTTGCTAAATTACACAATAATGCTAATGTAATAGTAATGGGTGGTAGACAAGTAAACATTAATCAAGCTAAGGCAATGATTGATGAGTATATAAATACAGAATATGAAGGTGGTAGACACCAAGCTAGAATTGATCAAATTGATAAGTATTAA